A window of the Streptomyces sp. NBC_00250 genome harbors these coding sequences:
- a CDS encoding golvesin C-terminal-like domain-containing protein, translating into MRFLRTTRAPLAAVAAGALLAGLTQATAWAGPGPGAPPAPVTTDTAPQQDRVPARDRAEVLGEDWQKSADIAWTTTGDAQGFHLLTATEQSGYAWKTLASLAEPGFDVDQWIGNACVTGSGKRAVVVYAPRTFTNDTRLMARGGFTAIVDLTSGAVTKLKVNASLSYYNPGCGADEEAVLTQSPGEDKRQTRLFRVNTATGQVSEPVVVDGQITSSVPVTGGKIAAASGRTLVEIDGRGAKKKLATTGTVPYRISKDDDGGYVFMERVQRDSVKETETALVSRWAAKKVTRLGHGPLAAAGLARVGGQVYLTGDVTTEASLPKSVTRLSGVHKDATLSTKGAAIVQHTVWADGVGSPKYLQRDKATDARPVKIDTTLRDTGKSVGFTVTPMAATSAKWESSRTPSPLLGTAKGTAKGAAKSAAKGAADTAKGGVQTRTAGTRALTATTAAAGDAGEIVESDRTCSVPRNDPRNQAMQPKPRQVEWAVDKAVTGNLDFGASRPANWKNLGMPAYSPQSLFPNPVLDGGGRVPAQVLLGITAQESNMWQASRSAVPGVTGSPLIGNYYGVDYYDGNTANDWDVNWSKADCGYGITQVTDHMRLAGREHDKGGAAWDYQKQRAVALDYAANVAAGLGILVEKWNQTKRAGIQVHDGNPAKLENWFFALWAYNSGFYENVNANGPWGVGWANNPANPEWDAGRLPFMETRLGGEDASAAARPQHWPYPEKVLGFAAHPPSFLESPGTLVAAFRPAWWNGTTEDATVKGSAKYNRAQMKPPEDLFCGVYNWCEPSKISDGAKNEPGAGPCTRDDFKCWFHLSVQWKTDCSYSCGNELYRFTSPDYDAEQADGTAYPPNCTRSGLPAGALVVDDLPGGTPSIRPGCANSAWSNSGTFTADFPGESGIAHDGTATTVYPGKVDMHQLGAGFGGHFYFGHTRDDTVDAKGDRLNFTGTWTLNQGRTDWMRVLVHLPDHGAHTQQARYDIDTGGGSFTRHRYVNQKRGSNGWMSLGAYQMNGVPRVQLTTETEDGTGDDDVAFDAVAFQPLPGKPQQVVQMGDSYSSGEGAGSYAKDSDNDIDDKARWNACRRSANSWARKTTLPGRSASIGTLADGFSSELEFQNVSCSGAQSFQLKTGYPVDQSGNEKWGFDGNFHERFQIDSGVLSGDTDLVTLTIGGNDAGFPTVMQDCVTLGCPAEEDVHKDIDEAMPKIESLLRDIHTAAGGAKIVLLGYPKIFNENSLTCVSGVGGAGMIRINDNAEYMEAKQRAVVDKLKAEGKPIFFESPDGDFEGRRACDSPEGINKIVTAGKGPGDFKCEVGGTWCVSRESYHPNNTGTSAYSVAFRRALDKLPK; encoded by the coding sequence TTGAGATTCCTCCGTACGACGCGAGCACCCCTGGCAGCGGTGGCTGCCGGTGCGCTGCTCGCGGGACTGACCCAGGCCACGGCCTGGGCCGGACCCGGGCCCGGCGCCCCGCCGGCGCCCGTCACCACCGACACCGCCCCACAGCAGGACCGCGTCCCGGCCCGAGACCGGGCCGAGGTCCTCGGCGAGGACTGGCAGAAGTCCGCCGACATCGCCTGGACCACCACCGGTGACGCCCAGGGCTTCCACCTGCTGACCGCCACCGAACAGAGCGGCTACGCCTGGAAGACCCTCGCGTCCCTCGCCGAACCCGGCTTCGACGTGGACCAGTGGATCGGAAACGCCTGCGTCACCGGCTCCGGCAAGCGCGCGGTCGTCGTCTACGCCCCGCGCACCTTCACCAACGACACCCGGCTGATGGCACGCGGCGGCTTCACCGCCATCGTGGACCTGACCAGCGGCGCCGTCACCAAGCTGAAGGTCAACGCCTCGCTGTCGTACTACAACCCCGGCTGCGGCGCGGACGAAGAGGCCGTCCTGACCCAGTCCCCGGGCGAGGACAAGCGGCAGACCCGCCTGTTCCGGGTGAACACCGCCACGGGCCAGGTCAGCGAGCCCGTCGTGGTCGACGGGCAGATCACCTCCTCGGTGCCGGTCACCGGCGGGAAGATAGCCGCGGCCTCCGGTCGCACCCTCGTCGAGATCGACGGCAGGGGCGCCAAGAAGAAGCTCGCGACGACGGGCACCGTCCCGTACCGCATCAGCAAGGACGACGACGGCGGTTACGTCTTCATGGAGCGCGTCCAGCGCGACAGCGTCAAGGAGACGGAGACCGCGCTCGTCAGCCGCTGGGCGGCCAAGAAGGTCACCAGGCTGGGCCACGGACCGCTCGCGGCCGCCGGCCTCGCCCGCGTCGGCGGACAGGTCTACCTGACCGGCGACGTCACCACCGAGGCGAGCCTGCCGAAGTCGGTCACACGGCTGTCCGGAGTCCACAAGGACGCCACGCTCTCCACCAAGGGCGCCGCGATCGTCCAGCACACGGTCTGGGCGGACGGCGTCGGATCCCCGAAGTACCTCCAGCGGGACAAGGCCACCGACGCCCGCCCGGTGAAGATCGACACCACCCTGCGCGACACAGGCAAGAGCGTCGGCTTCACCGTCACCCCCATGGCGGCCACGTCCGCGAAGTGGGAGAGCTCCCGCACTCCGTCGCCGCTGCTCGGCACCGCCAAGGGCACCGCCAAGGGCGCCGCCAAGAGCGCCGCCAAGGGCGCCGCGGACACCGCCAAGGGCGGCGTGCAGACCCGGACCGCGGGCACCCGCGCGCTGACCGCCACCACGGCGGCGGCCGGCGACGCCGGTGAGATCGTCGAGTCGGATCGCACCTGCTCCGTGCCCCGCAACGACCCCCGCAACCAGGCCATGCAGCCCAAGCCGCGCCAGGTCGAGTGGGCCGTCGACAAGGCCGTCACGGGCAATCTCGACTTCGGCGCCTCGCGCCCGGCGAACTGGAAGAACCTCGGGATGCCGGCGTACTCGCCGCAGTCCCTCTTCCCGAACCCGGTCCTCGACGGCGGCGGCCGCGTCCCCGCGCAGGTGCTGCTCGGCATCACCGCGCAGGAGTCGAACATGTGGCAGGCCTCCCGCTCCGCGGTGCCCGGTGTCACCGGCAGCCCGCTGATCGGGAACTACTACGGTGTCGACTACTACGACGGCAACACGGCCAACGACTGGGACGTCAACTGGTCCAAGGCCGACTGCGGTTACGGCATCACCCAGGTCACCGACCACATGCGGCTCGCCGGCCGCGAGCACGACAAGGGCGGCGCCGCCTGGGACTACCAGAAGCAGCGCGCCGTAGCCCTGGACTACGCGGCGAACGTCGCCGCCGGCCTCGGCATCCTGGTCGAGAAGTGGAACCAGACCAAGCGCGCCGGAATCCAGGTGCACGACGGCAACCCGGCCAAGCTGGAGAACTGGTTCTTCGCGCTGTGGGCCTACAACAGCGGCTTCTACGAGAACGTCAACGCCAACGGGCCCTGGGGCGTGGGCTGGGCGAACAACCCCGCCAACCCCGAGTGGGACGCCGGCCGGCTGCCGTTCATGGAGACCCGCCTCGGCGGCGAGGACGCCTCCGCAGCGGCCCGTCCGCAGCACTGGCCGTACCCCGAGAAGGTCCTCGGCTTCGCCGCCCACCCGCCGTCGTTCCTGGAGTCCCCGGGCACGCTGGTGGCGGCGTTCCGCCCCGCCTGGTGGAACGGCACCACCGAGGACGCCACCGTCAAGGGCTCCGCGAAGTACAACCGCGCGCAGATGAAGCCGCCGGAGGACCTGTTCTGCGGCGTCTACAACTGGTGCGAGCCCTCGAAGATCTCCGACGGCGCGAAGAACGAGCCCGGAGCGGGACCCTGCACCCGTGACGACTTCAAGTGCTGGTTCCACCTCTCCGTCCAGTGGAAGACCGACTGCTCGTACTCCTGCGGCAACGAGCTCTACCGCTTCACCTCGCCGGACTACGACGCCGAGCAGGCGGACGGCACCGCCTACCCGCCGAACTGCACCCGCTCCGGCCTGCCCGCCGGCGCGCTCGTCGTCGACGACCTCCCCGGAGGCACCCCGTCGATCCGGCCGGGATGTGCCAACAGCGCCTGGAGCAACTCCGGTACGTTCACGGCCGACTTCCCCGGCGAGTCCGGAATCGCCCATGACGGCACCGCCACGACGGTGTACCCCGGCAAGGTCGACATGCACCAGCTCGGCGCGGGCTTCGGCGGCCACTTCTACTTCGGCCACACCCGGGACGACACCGTCGACGCGAAGGGCGACCGCCTCAACTTCACCGGAACCTGGACCCTGAACCAGGGCCGGACCGACTGGATGCGCGTCCTGGTGCACCTGCCCGACCACGGTGCGCACACCCAGCAGGCCCGGTACGACATCGACACCGGCGGCGGCAGCTTCACCCGCCACCGGTACGTCAACCAGAAGCGCGGATCCAACGGCTGGATGTCCCTGGGCGCGTACCAGATGAACGGCGTGCCCCGCGTCCAGCTCACCACCGAGACCGAGGACGGCACCGGGGACGACGACGTCGCCTTCGACGCCGTCGCCTTCCAGCCGCTGCCGGGCAAGCCCCAGCAGGTCGTGCAGATGGGCGACTCGTACTCCTCCGGTGAGGGGGCGGGCTCGTACGCCAAGGACTCCGACAACGACATCGACGACAAGGCCCGCTGGAACGCCTGCCGCCGCAGCGCCAACTCCTGGGCACGCAAGACCACCCTGCCCGGCCGGTCCGCGTCCATCGGCACCCTCGCCGACGGCTTCTCCAGCGAGCTGGAGTTCCAGAACGTCTCCTGCTCGGGCGCCCAGAGCTTCCAGCTGAAGACGGGCTACCCCGTCGACCAGAGCGGCAACGAGAAGTGGGGCTTCGACGGCAACTTCCACGAGAGGTTCCAGATCGACTCCGGTGTCCTCAGCGGTGACACCGATCTGGTGACGCTCACCATCGGCGGCAACGACGCGGGCTTCCCGACCGTGATGCAGGACTGCGTCACGCTCGGCTGCCCGGCGGAGGAGGACGTCCACAAGGACATCGACGAAGCCATGCCCAAGATCGAAAGCCTGCTGCGGGACATCCACACCGCGGCGGGCGGCGCGAAGATCGTCCTGCTCGGCTACCCCAAGATCTTCAACGAGAACTCGCTCACCTGCGTGAGCGGTGTGGGTGGCGCCGGCATGATCCGCATCAACGACAACGCGGAGTACATGGAGGCGAAGCAGCGGGCCGTCGTCGACAAGCTCAAGGCGGAGGGCAAGCCGATCTTCTTCGAGTCCCCCGACGGGGACTTCGAGGGCAGGCGGGCGTGCGACAGCCCCGAAGGCATCAACAAGATCGTGACCGCGGGGAAGGGGCCCGGCGACTTCAAGTGCGAGGTCGGTGGCACCTGGTGCGTCAGTCGCGAGAGCTACCATCCCAACAACACCGGAACCTCGGCGTACTCCGTCGCCTTCCGACGGGCGCTGGACAAACTCCCCAAGTAG